Proteins from one Litoribrevibacter albus genomic window:
- a CDS encoding STAS/SEC14 domain-containing protein, giving the protein MNTIRHGMSIGVERIEDEILFTLKVQGKLTHQDYQHIVPMLESAIKGIDHPHINFYVDATELEGWELRAAWDDLKLGLSHGNEFAKIAIYGNKKWQEYAAKIGTWFISGEARFFESMDEALSWLREEKQPLW; this is encoded by the coding sequence ATGAACACTATCCGACACGGCATGTCAATTGGCGTTGAACGCATCGAAGACGAGATTCTGTTTACCCTCAAAGTACAGGGAAAACTCACCCATCAAGATTACCAACACATCGTTCCTATGTTGGAGTCTGCCATTAAAGGCATTGATCACCCGCACATTAATTTTTATGTCGACGCCACAGAGCTTGAAGGCTGGGAATTAAGAGCCGCCTGGGACGATCTGAAACTGGGCCTCAGTCACGGTAATGAATTCGCCAAGATTGCGATCTATGGAAATAAAAAATGGCAGGAGTATGCCGCCAAAATAGGCACCTGGTTTATTTCAGGCGAGGCGCGCTTTTTCGAGTCGATGGATGAAGCATTGAGTTGGTTACGAGAGGAGAAACAACCTTTGTGGTGA
- a CDS encoding ABC transporter ATP-binding protein: MLRRFEKIIDPFPVEEPEQPPASLYQFCRHHIKGMEIPLIAMAVLSAILAILEVYLFGFMGDLIDWLSTETPATLFENHGDELLGVGLLLMVGLPILVFLHAAILHLALLGNFPMQIRWMSHRYLLKQSMSFYQNDFAGRIATKVMQTSLAVRETVMKLLDVMVYVGVYAVAILVLVAQADYRMMLPLLTWVICYSLILYFFIPRLKRISTKQADARAEMTGRVVDSYTNIATVKLFSHSQREASYAKEGMAAFLQTVYTQMRYATGLSFSVDVINYILIFAMAFIGIWLWSGELITAGAIAVAVSLALRLNGMSQWIMWEISALFENIGTVADGMNTLSQPQEVLDVPEAKPLQVTHGEIQFDHIEFHYGKKSGVIDDLTLNIKPGEKVGLVGRSGAGKSTLVNSLLRFHDLASGRILIDGQDISEVQQESLRAQIGMVTQDTSLLHRSVRENILYGHPTATEQEMIQATLQAEADEFIQTLSDLEGRVGYDAKVGERGVKLSGGQRQRIAIARVLLKDAPILVLDEATSALDSEVEASIQKSLIKLMENKTVIAIAHRLSTIAAMDRLIVMDKGAIVEQGTHQELVEKGGIYAQLWAHQTGGFIGEA; encoded by the coding sequence ATGCTTCGTCGTTTCGAAAAAATCATTGATCCGTTTCCTGTAGAGGAACCGGAACAGCCGCCTGCCTCCTTGTATCAATTTTGTCGTCACCACATTAAAGGCATGGAAATACCGCTGATTGCGATGGCTGTGTTGTCGGCCATTTTGGCCATTTTGGAAGTTTATCTGTTTGGTTTCATGGGCGATTTGATTGATTGGCTGTCTACCGAAACGCCGGCCACCTTGTTTGAGAACCACGGGGATGAATTACTTGGCGTTGGCCTGTTATTGATGGTGGGGTTACCCATTCTGGTTTTCTTGCATGCGGCGATTTTGCATCTCGCTTTGTTGGGGAATTTCCCAATGCAGATTCGTTGGATGTCGCATCGTTATCTACTCAAGCAAAGCATGTCGTTTTATCAGAATGACTTTGCAGGCCGAATCGCAACCAAGGTAATGCAGACCTCGTTAGCCGTGCGGGAAACCGTGATGAAATTGTTGGATGTGATGGTGTACGTTGGTGTGTACGCTGTGGCGATTTTGGTTCTGGTGGCGCAAGCGGATTACCGAATGATGCTCCCTTTACTGACCTGGGTGATTTGCTACTCGCTGATACTCTATTTTTTCATCCCGCGTTTGAAACGTATTTCCACCAAACAAGCAGATGCCAGAGCGGAAATGACAGGACGTGTTGTGGACAGCTACACCAACATTGCAACCGTTAAATTGTTTTCGCACAGTCAACGAGAAGCGTCTTACGCCAAAGAGGGTATGGCCGCCTTTTTGCAGACCGTCTATACCCAAATGCGTTATGCCACTGGGCTGAGCTTTAGTGTCGATGTGATCAACTATATTCTGATCTTTGCGATGGCTTTTATTGGTATTTGGCTGTGGTCGGGTGAACTGATTACGGCAGGTGCCATTGCTGTGGCGGTGAGTTTGGCATTGCGATTGAACGGTATGTCTCAATGGATTATGTGGGAAATCTCGGCCTTGTTTGAAAACATTGGTACAGTGGCCGATGGTATGAATACCTTATCGCAACCTCAGGAAGTTTTGGATGTACCTGAGGCTAAACCTCTGCAAGTCACACACGGTGAAATCCAGTTTGACCACATTGAGTTCCACTACGGCAAGAAATCCGGGGTTATTGATGATTTGACGTTGAACATCAAACCGGGTGAAAAAGTCGGATTGGTTGGGCGATCGGGAGCCGGTAAATCTACCTTGGTTAACAGCTTGCTACGGTTTCATGACTTGGCCTCTGGCCGCATCTTGATTGATGGTCAGGACATCAGCGAAGTGCAACAAGAATCGCTTCGTGCCCAGATCGGTATGGTGACTCAGGATACCTCTCTGTTACACCGATCTGTTCGGGAGAATATCTTGTACGGCCATCCAACCGCGACCGAACAAGAAATGATTCAAGCCACACTCCAGGCCGAGGCCGATGAATTTATTCAAACCTTAAGCGATTTGGAAGGACGAGTAGGCTATGACGCCAAAGTCGGTGAGCGAGGCGTTAAGTTGTCTGGTGGACAACGCCAGCGCATTGCCATTGCTCGTGTGCTGTTGAAGGATGCACCGATTCTTGTCTTGGATGAGGCTACCTCGGCTCTAGACTCTGAAGTCGAAGCCTCCATCCAGAAAAGCTTAATTAAGCTTATGGAAAATAAAACGGTCATCGCCATTGCTCATCGTCTTTCTACCATCGCTGCAATGGATCGCTTAATCGTCATGGACAAAGGCGCCATCGTTGAACAAGGCACCCATCAGGAACTGGTTGAGAAGGGCGGTATTTACGCCCAGCTCTGGGCTCATCAAACAGGTGGGTTTATTGGGGAAGCTTAA
- a CDS encoding methyl-accepting chemotaxis protein, with translation MKVSHKVAGISATILLTVITILSWSQYLTVKNSLYQKTENSINEVSSALAHQIANWLNGKLNLINLMAQDIDAGFSGARIQEVFERPILKEEFLLIFGGLDTDGKAITNDTSWNPTNWDARKRPWYQVAKDANGKAALTEPYADASTQEILISVVANFSDKGQFKGAFGGDLSLKTVSDSVNTVNFNNSGYAFLLTNKGTIISHPNAELNGKSISKLFTGKTPELTSKLQSLEIDGTSVFTSYHSLSNLKGSDWMIGVVVEEDIIMAEASAVGWRAFFAAIIGVVASTLILFLVMTKVLKPLQLLYQSLLDINRGEGDLTKRLPIVSNDEFGEVSTQFNQFIGHLQSLILKIKDLSTGVRGSTNLTAEAAVQASECLQRQLSELDQLATAMAEMSSTAHDVADNAQRGADSAQTALEAAQTGAGIVQKTTTSINQLSSDMNDAVKTITNLAQYSNNIESILSVITGIAEQTNLLALNAAIEAARAGEQGRGFAVVADEVRALASRTQESTEEIQNMINQLQTGVKQAEQTINHSQQMANETQEVSAKANDALEAISHAISEISDMTIQIAAAAEEQSATTEEINRNTTNIRDISQSVADGAEEQTRHCQDMVEKAGQQEDSLSMFKV, from the coding sequence GTGAAAGTTTCCCATAAAGTGGCCGGTATCAGTGCCACGATTCTTCTCACGGTAATTACCATTCTGTCCTGGTCTCAGTACCTTACCGTGAAAAACAGTCTCTACCAAAAAACCGAGAACTCCATTAATGAAGTCAGTTCTGCCTTGGCGCATCAAATTGCTAACTGGCTGAATGGAAAGCTCAATTTGATTAACCTCATGGCACAGGATATCGATGCCGGTTTTAGTGGTGCACGAATTCAAGAAGTCTTCGAACGTCCTATTTTGAAAGAAGAATTCTTACTGATTTTCGGTGGCCTGGATACAGACGGCAAAGCCATTACTAATGATACATCCTGGAATCCAACTAACTGGGATGCTCGAAAACGCCCTTGGTATCAAGTCGCCAAAGATGCCAACGGGAAAGCTGCATTAACCGAGCCCTATGCAGATGCCAGCACCCAAGAAATATTAATTTCAGTAGTAGCCAACTTTTCAGATAAAGGTCAATTCAAAGGCGCCTTTGGTGGCGACTTGAGTCTCAAAACCGTTTCAGATTCCGTCAATACCGTTAATTTCAATAATTCCGGCTATGCTTTTCTGCTTACAAACAAAGGAACCATCATCAGTCACCCCAATGCAGAACTGAACGGTAAATCCATTTCTAAATTGTTCACAGGCAAAACACCTGAGTTAACATCCAAACTTCAATCCTTGGAAATCGATGGTACATCCGTATTCACTTCCTATCATTCACTTTCAAATCTTAAAGGAAGTGACTGGATGATTGGCGTGGTGGTGGAAGAAGACATTATCATGGCAGAAGCATCTGCCGTCGGTTGGCGTGCATTTTTTGCTGCGATCATCGGCGTTGTTGCCAGCACCCTGATTCTCTTCCTGGTTATGACCAAAGTGCTAAAACCACTACAACTGCTCTACCAATCCCTGCTCGACATTAACCGAGGCGAAGGCGATCTCACTAAACGTTTACCGATTGTCAGTAACGACGAGTTTGGAGAAGTCTCGACACAATTTAATCAGTTCATTGGCCACCTTCAGTCGCTGATTCTTAAAATTAAAGACCTCTCCACCGGTGTTCGTGGCAGCACAAATCTAACGGCAGAAGCTGCAGTACAAGCCTCAGAATGCCTACAAAGACAACTCTCCGAATTGGATCAACTAGCCACAGCAATGGCAGAAATGTCTTCTACCGCTCACGATGTAGCTGACAACGCACAACGAGGTGCAGACAGCGCACAAACAGCTCTGGAAGCAGCTCAAACCGGCGCAGGCATTGTTCAGAAAACGACGACCTCAATCAATCAGCTTTCCAGCGATATGAATGATGCCGTTAAAACCATTACCAACCTTGCTCAATACAGCAATAACATTGAATCCATTCTTTCGGTCATTACCGGCATTGCCGAACAAACCAACTTACTTGCCTTAAACGCAGCAATTGAAGCGGCTCGTGCCGGTGAACAAGGACGAGGTTTTGCCGTGGTTGCCGATGAAGTACGTGCGCTTGCTTCTCGTACGCAAGAATCCACCGAAGAAATTCAAAACATGATCAATCAACTGCAAACGGGCGTGAAACAAGCCGAACAAACCATCAACCACAGTCAGCAAATGGCCAATGAAACGCAAGAAGTTTCAGCTAAAGCCAATGATGCACTCGAAGCCATCAGTCATGCCATTTCTGAAATCTCAGACATGACCATTCAGATTGCAGCCGCCGCCGAAGAACAAAGCGCAACGACCGAAGAAATTAACCGAAACACCACCAATATCCGCGACATCAGCCAAAGCGTGGCCGATGGCGCAGAAGAGCAAACCAGACACTGTCAGGACATGGTGGAAAAAGCCGGTCAACAAGAAGACAGCCTAAGTATGTTTAAGGTCTGA
- a CDS encoding phospholipase A codes for MSAASAEPPLEELSNDERYNQCVLKSVEIAGDDVTAKDIKSNCMRLEFANEVEVPKRILVEKATENNRFIITAHRQNYILPFSYMLDPNQEPYENIDFYPGIEEPVENEEVKLQLSIKVPLTYSSIFVPNDTIYFGFTLKSFWQFYASEISSPFRETNYRPEIYYEAPIPTTVWGGTLLTRLGIEHESNGMGGNLSRSWNRIFAGLGFAKNNWGVYVQPWYRLPEDAKDFDGDPKGDDNPDINKYMGYYSVNGVYRFNDEYELTGGFRYNWATGYGSVESGISFPLWGRLRGFAQYFHGYGESLIDYNHNNQRFGLGVILTDIL; via the coding sequence GTGAGCGCAGCCTCAGCCGAACCTCCCTTAGAGGAGTTATCTAATGACGAGCGATACAACCAGTGTGTTTTGAAGAGTGTTGAGATTGCTGGTGATGATGTAACGGCCAAAGATATTAAGAGCAACTGTATGCGTTTGGAGTTCGCCAATGAGGTAGAAGTACCTAAACGCATTTTGGTTGAGAAAGCGACGGAAAATAATCGATTCATTATTACCGCGCATCGACAAAACTACATTTTGCCATTCAGCTATATGCTTGACCCTAACCAGGAGCCGTATGAAAACATCGATTTTTATCCTGGCATCGAAGAACCTGTGGAAAACGAAGAGGTAAAGCTTCAGCTGAGCATTAAAGTGCCACTTACTTATTCCAGTATTTTTGTACCCAATGACACCATCTACTTTGGGTTTACCTTGAAGTCATTCTGGCAGTTTTACGCATCAGAAATTTCTTCTCCCTTCCGGGAAACCAACTACCGACCAGAAATTTATTATGAAGCGCCTATCCCAACCACGGTATGGGGCGGTACTTTGTTGACTCGACTGGGGATTGAGCATGAATCCAATGGAATGGGCGGTAACTTAAGCCGTAGCTGGAATCGTATTTTTGCAGGATTGGGGTTTGCTAAAAATAATTGGGGTGTTTATGTCCAGCCTTGGTATCGCTTACCTGAAGATGCCAAAGATTTTGATGGTGATCCGAAAGGAGACGATAACCCGGACATTAACAAATACATGGGCTATTACAGTGTGAATGGTGTCTATCGATTTAATGATGAGTATGAGCTGACGGGTGGATTCCGCTATAACTGGGCTACGGGTTATGGTTCGGTGGAGTCGGGAATCAGTTTTCCATTGTGGGGACGATTACGAGGTTTCGCACAGTATTTTCATGGTTACGGTGAAAGCCTGATTGACTATAACCACAATAATCAACGATTTGGCTTGGGCGTCATTCTAACGGACATTCTTTAA